The following proteins are encoded in a genomic region of Chryseobacterium cucumeris:
- a CDS encoding TauD/TfdA family dioxygenase, with protein MNSTEILDKDCLTAVKLLPTVIEVTSQERRMIKDAALHLQKKYDTYENRDFIKHVHQLASYFLPERILHIAADFASDFSKNQYGALIFTGLMDIDQENIGSTPPNWQAADYSKFNLYGFACALIHGALPSKPVQYYSQRKGGGLIHAIIPDEKMKETQTGSGSSTDLYVHTEDAFLKHQADFLSFMYVRNEEQVPSTLYSIRSHESIGEKYRALFDPIYKIPKDANLETGNSEEETLDSVLYGNYSLPFMRFDAAEQLFNSSIRQSDEAQNTLHEFWEEARHLIYSGFTPQAGDVILVNNHLCAHGRSAFRAGIRNIDGIEQPCERRIMLRMMSKVSLIDMRAHTLTEDPFFVIEEHLGKNFQHF; from the coding sequence ATGAATTCTACAGAAATTTTAGATAAAGACTGTTTAACAGCGGTAAAACTGCTTCCTACGGTCATAGAAGTTACCTCTCAGGAAAGAAGAATGATAAAAGATGCGGCTTTGCATCTTCAGAAAAAGTATGACACTTATGAAAACCGTGATTTTATTAAGCATGTGCATCAGCTGGCGTCTTATTTTTTACCCGAGAGAATTTTGCATATAGCGGCTGATTTTGCGAGTGACTTTTCAAAAAATCAATATGGTGCACTGATCTTTACCGGACTCATGGATATCGATCAGGAGAATATAGGCTCTACTCCTCCCAACTGGCAGGCGGCCGATTATTCAAAATTTAATTTATATGGCTTTGCATGTGCCCTTATCCATGGCGCACTTCCATCAAAACCGGTACAATATTATTCACAGCGTAAAGGCGGCGGACTGATCCATGCCATCATTCCTGATGAAAAAATGAAAGAAACACAGACAGGATCAGGATCTTCTACAGATTTATATGTCCATACGGAAGACGCTTTTCTGAAACATCAGGCTGATTTTTTAAGCTTTATGTATGTGAGAAACGAAGAGCAGGTTCCTTCAACGCTATATTCCATCCGTTCTCATGAGTCTATCGGGGAAAAGTACAGAGCTCTTTTTGATCCTATTTATAAAATTCCGAAAGATGCCAACCTGGAAACGGGAAACAGTGAAGAAGAAACCCTGGATTCTGTATTGTATGGCAATTACAGCCTTCCTTTCATGAGATTCGATGCTGCTGAACAGCTTTTCAATTCCAGCATCAGACAGTCTGATGAAGCGCAGAATACACTGCATGAGTTCTGGGAAGAAGCCCGACATTTGATTTATTCAGGATTTACTCCTCAGGCTGGTGATGTTATTCTTGTTAATAATCACTTATGTGCTCATGGAAGATCGGCCTTCCGTGCGGGAATAAGAAATATTGACGGTATAGAACAGCCATGTGAAAGAAGGATCATGCTTCGTATGATGAGCAAAGTAAGTCTTATCGATATGAGAGCACACACCCTTACGGAAGATCCGTTCTTTGTGATAGAGGAGCATTTGGGGAAAAACTTTCAACATTTTTAA